The DNA window TTGCTATGGTCTCTACAAGGTACTCTTCATTTTTGCCCTTCACAGCGGCAAAAAGATTATTGAGCTCCTTGGTTGTTAAAGCTTTTGTAGGAGTTTCCAAGTCATACCCCAAAGCCCCGAGAAAGTTAAAAAGATCATCAATGTTTTTGTGTTCGGGGGCATCATGGTTTCTAAAAACGCCGAAACCGACTCCTTTTTTGATTTGTTCTTTAAAGTATTCGGCAACCTCCCTGTTTGCGAGTATCATAAACTCTTCTATAAGTTTATGTGTGTGTAGTTCCGCTTTTTTATATATGCGTATAGGTTTTCCGGATGAGTCAAGTTCAAACCGTATCTCTATCTGGTCAAATTCCAGTGCTCCGCGTTGTTTTCTTTGTTCTTGAAGTTTCTTGCTTATTGAATCAAGATAGTAAAGTTCGTTTGCGTGTTTTCCTTCATTTTTATCTATAACCTGCTGTGCTTCTTCGTATGAAAACCTCGTATCGGGATGTATTACTGTTTTTCCAAACCATCTCTCTGTCACTTTGCCGTCCGCGGTCATTTTCATAACAACAGAAAAGGCGAGCTTGTCCTCTCCGGGGTTTAAACTGCATATATCGCTGGACAACTCCTCCGGCAACATCGGAGATGTCCTGTCCACAAGATATACGGAAGTTCCTTTTTGACGCGCTTGTAGGTCCAAAGGACTGTCCTCCTTTACGTAGTGGCTTACGTCGGCTATGTGTATTCCAATTTCAAATAAATTATCATCCAGTTTTTTAACAGACAGAGCGTCGTCTAAGTCTTTGGCATCAGAAGGGTCAATTGTGAAAGTAGGTGTACTTCTTAGGTCTCTTCGGGATTCTATCTCCGCTTCCGGTATTGGTTTTGCCGCCCGTTGCAGGTCTTTTGCTTCTTTTACTACTTCTTTTGTAAAGCCCGGCTGGTAGCCGCTTTCCAGGAGTATAGACTGCATCTCTACATTGTTGTCTCCTTTTTTACCCAGTATTTGTGTTATCTCTCCCGACAGGTTCTTTTTTGCGTCACCCCAGTTTGTTATTTTCACTACAACTTTGTAGTTGTCTTTTATATCTTTTGACCGCGCGTCCGGTATAAATATATCCGACTGCATGCGTGAATCGTCCGGTATCACAAAAGCAAAGTTCTTTTTAGGGTCTTTTTTATCTATTGTGCCTATAAATTCTGTTTTTGCCCGCTTAAGTACACTAACCACTTCACCTTGGATTCTTGTGTCGTGTATGTTTTTGGGAAGCAGCGCTATTTCCACTTCGTCTCCATGGAGGGCTGTGTTTAGGAACTGAGTTTGTATCTGCACATCCTGTTCAATGCCTTCTACGGTTACATAACCAACATTGTTTGAGGCAATATGAATGGTACCGCTAAAACGTGAAGACCCCTGTCCTTTTGTGTGTTGTTTTTTATCTTGTCCTGAGCTTGCCGAAGGGCCTGCCGAAGGATCTTGTTCTGTTTTGTGTGAATTAGGTTTTTTGTAATGCTTTGCCATCTTTTCTTTTTACTATACATTGCCCGTAACGTACAGCTTCTTAGATTGCTTTTTTAAAATATTAATGGTATAGTATGCATAGCAACACATTGGTAGAAAGGGTGTGATAACTAATGTGGACCATAGACAGAATAAAGAGAGTTGCGGGGTCAGGTTTTTATCCCGCAATAACTCTTCCGAGTTATGCCAGTAAGGTTGGTGGAATGAAGTGCAAAATTCCCCGCCTTGCACGTCGTGGAGATGCGATTCTTCACAAAGCGGTTATCGATTACCGCGCGCGAGAAAAAGATAAGGGGGTGAAAAATATTCCCGGAAATCCTGACTTTGAGAGCGCCAAGACGCTCTTCAAAGTAGCTATCATCCTCGGCCTTCACGAGGTCGTAAGGATGTCCCCGGAACACAGGGAGGAGTTTTTGGAGCTTGCTTCGCAGGAAGAGCCCACGAAGCACATTATGCGCAACCTTTCAGAGCCCTTGGAAGCTCTGATTGGTGTAATTGAATACAGTGCGGGATACGATACTGCCATAGATTTTATTCACGACAATGTCATAGAGACTGTTATCAGGGACATTCAAGTGGATACAAGTTCTGCACTGCTTAACTCATTGCAGAATGAGCTCATTTTGATCCTTTAAAAGGGAGGCGCGACGCAGGTCGCGCCTTTTTCTTTGTACGGTATTTATACAACGCATCAGATAAAATTTTCTTACACGATACCCATTAACACCAACAAGGATAGTAACAACAGACTTCCTGCCGCTATGTCTTTTTTGTGTGGTATCTTTTTTAGTCTCTCCGATGAGTATATAACAAAAAAAATGAGAACGGCGGTTGCCGCGCTCACGCCCGCAAGCGCGAATATTTTTTCCAAAAAAGTAGTATCTATAAAAAGAGGAGCAAGAGCTACAATGTCATCTATTGTCATTATGAATGATATAACAAATCCCGCACCCATAAGCCGTAAAAATCTTTCAGTGGACATAGGACGTCTTAATTTGTAATCTGCCTTTTTGCTT is part of the Candidatus Spechtbacterales bacterium genome and encodes:
- the rnr gene encoding ribonuclease R, with protein sequence MAKHYKKPNSHKTEQDPSAGPSASSGQDKKQHTKGQGSSRFSGTIHIASNNVGYVTVEGIEQDVQIQTQFLNTALHGDEVEIALLPKNIHDTRIQGEVVSVLKRAKTEFIGTIDKKDPKKNFAFVIPDDSRMQSDIFIPDARSKDIKDNYKVVVKITNWGDAKKNLSGEITQILGKKGDNNVEMQSILLESGYQPGFTKEVVKEAKDLQRAAKPIPEAEIESRRDLRSTPTFTIDPSDAKDLDDALSVKKLDDNLFEIGIHIADVSHYVKEDSPLDLQARQKGTSVYLVDRTSPMLPEELSSDICSLNPGEDKLAFSVVMKMTADGKVTERWFGKTVIHPDTRFSYEEAQQVIDKNEGKHANELYYLDSISKKLQEQRKQRGALEFDQIEIRFELDSSGKPIRIYKKAELHTHKLIEEFMILANREVAEYFKEQIKKGVGFGVFRNHDAPEHKNIDDLFNFLGALGYDLETPTKALTTKELNNLFAAVKGKNEEYLVETIAMRGMEKAVYSTENKGHYGLALDTYTHFTSPIRRYADLTVHRLLQAYLEERPVPKKAEPKYKKILDSLLHKEINAMEAERNSIKYKQIEYMLQKKGQVFEGIIISIFNWGMFIQENTTKSEGLVRTRDMQDDFYELDEQNYALVGTRTKKKYTIGDSVKIKVIGGDIDQKMLDYKLV